From Cupriavidus sp. D39:
ATGAGTACAACCAGCAACTATCTTCCGGTTCGGGCGGAATGGCTTGCCTCCAACACCGAGGCGGCACTCGAGCCCGACATGCCTATCATCGACGCGCATCACCATTTCTACGAGCGACCCGGCTGGATATACATGCTGGACCAATACCTCGAAGACGCCCGGTCGGGACATAACGTCATTGCATCGGTGTATATGCAGGCGCTCACACGGTACCGTATGGATGGTCCTGAATTCATGCGTCCGATAGGCGAAATCGACTACGTGACGACCGTTACCGCATCACTGCAGAAGGCCAAACCGAAGGTGGCGAGTGGTATGGTCGGATACGTAGATCTTCGTCGAGGGGCCGAGGTGCGGGAAGTCCTCGAAGCTGAGCTCAAAGCTGGAGACGGACGCTTTCGTGGCGTGCGGCACCTGGTGACTTGGGATGCCGATACGACGCTGGCGAATCCACTGACTGCGGCTCCTCGCGGGCTGCTACTCGACCGGAGCTATCGGGAGGGAGTGGCTCAATTGGCGCCGCTAGGCCTGTCCTACGATGCGTGGCTGTTCTTCCCGCAACTGCCGGAGCTTCTCGATCTGGCAAAAGCATTCCCCAACACGCCGATCATCATCAATCACTGCGGCGGGGTGCTGCGTATTGCTTCCTATCAAGATCGTCGAAAGGAAGTCTTCGAAACTTGGTCTCGCTCGATGCGCGAGCTATCGCAACTGCCTAATATCTACGTCAAAGTCGGCGGACTAGGCATGCGCATCAATGGCTTTGACTTTGAAAAGGAAGCTCGACCGCCGTCGTCGGTCGAACTCGCCGAAACGTGGAAGCCGTGGATGGAATCGTGCATTGAAATGTTCGGTGCAGATCGCTGCATGTTCGAAAGCAACTTCCCTGTGGACAAAGGCTCCTACCCGTATAGCAACGGCTGGAATGCCTTCAAGCGTTTGACAGCTAACGCAAGTCCGACTGAACGAGAGACCCTCTTTCGAGGCACAGTGAACAAGGTGTACCGCTTGGGGCTGTGAGCAACCTCCGGCAACCGTGATCTGACGGCACGCCGACGCTCGCTCTATCATGAATCTTTTGGATCTGCCGGTGAGCGCGGGTCAGCTTGCTCGGCGAGGATTTTCAGCGGGGAAACGGAGATTCGTCAGCTTCCGCTGAACATCCGGGACTCGTCATTTCTTCCGGGCGTGGGCTGCTCGCCGCTGCGGATCGCATCCGTCGCGCCCTCCAGCAGCAGCCTCTCGATAATTAGGAATTCACCATGAAGTACTCAACATTAGACATGCGAATGGCTGCCTCACCGGCTGCGACGGTGGTCGTCAACGAGGCGATTTGGCAATGGAAACAGCGATGAGACGCCGTCAGAAGCGCGAGCGGGCAATCCTACGAGGTCGGTCGCGTGTCGTTGCGTGGCGTTGGCCACTGGAATTTCTGGGACTTGCGATTCAGGCCGTCGCGAAACGCAAGTCCGGTAAATTCCATGCGCAGCCACTGCGTGACCAGACCGGCCGTGACGGGCTGATTCATGCGCCATGGTGCGACCGCGTTCATCGGGAAGGTCTCGACAAGCACCAGACTCAGCAGTTGGTTCAAAGTCCAGGCCATCGAGCGAATTTGCATCCACAACTCCAGCACGGTGCGCGATTGCTGCCAGAGATTGCTCACGCCGAACCAGCGCTTGAGATTGTGAAACAGCGGTTCTATGCCCCAGCGGCGCGCGTACAACTGCACGATCTCCTGGGCGCTCAAGTCCGTTTCGCTCGCGAGCAGCAGACGGGGCTTGGTCCAGGCCTGTTTCTTCGCATCGAAGAACTGGCACCAGACGGCACGCACCAACGCGCCCTTGAGGAAGCGCGCGCGG
This genomic window contains:
- a CDS encoding amidohydrolase family protein, producing the protein MIPALAQHKVFAKEEVHSMSTTSNYLPVRAEWLASNTEAALEPDMPIIDAHHHFYERPGWIYMLDQYLEDARSGHNVIASVYMQALTRYRMDGPEFMRPIGEIDYVTTVTASLQKAKPKVASGMVGYVDLRRGAEVREVLEAELKAGDGRFRGVRHLVTWDADTTLANPLTAAPRGLLLDRSYREGVAQLAPLGLSYDAWLFFPQLPELLDLAKAFPNTPIIINHCGGVLRIASYQDRRKEVFETWSRSMRELSQLPNIYVKVGGLGMRINGFDFEKEARPPSSVELAETWKPWMESCIEMFGADRCMFESNFPVDKGSYPYSNGWNAFKRLTANASPTERETLFRGTVNKVYRLGL